In Sphingobacterium sp. R2, the genomic stretch ACAGGAGTTAGAACGACAGTTCGGGAATTGAAAAATCGGATGATGTTTGCTCCTTAAAAATACGTTCATGATTACTTTTTAAATTGGAATAAATAACATTAAAACAATATTATGATCGCATCTAAAAGCGGACATATCGTCCAAAGCAGAGTCCGCTATCTCCAATATGACATCTTAAGGTGGTCAACCACTAAAAATAACCAACTAGTATTCAGGTACATTTCTATTTAAGAGTCCTAAAACTGCTTTTAAACACAGAAAAATGTAAAATAAGTTTTGTAATTCTACCCAAAATTTCTACTTTTGTCGCGGAGAGTTGGCAGAGTGGTCGAATGCGGCGGTCTTGAAAACCGTTAACTGTCACAGGTTCGGGGGTTCGAATCCCTCACTCTCCGCAGAAAAAGCCTTTTAAAAATGAAAGGCTTTTTGCATTTTAGCCCAATTTATTCCCTTAGTCTTTCTTAAGAACTTAACTCAAGATATATCCTTTACCACGTATAACCGTGATTTTTATATTGGGAACAAACTCCAATTTTTTAATATGTTTTGGTTCGGAAAATTCTAATGAATTTCAACAATTGAAAAGTCTGAAAGTAAACGACAAAATAACTTTAAGGAGTCGTAGTGTCATTTACGCGCCTAAGTATTCGTATCCAATAGTAGCGGGCGACTATGTACATAGAGATAACAAAACAATTTATAAACGCACCCCTGACCAAGGCGGTTGTTAACTAACTTACTCAACACTCCGCAAGAAAAGTCTATTAGCATTGAAGGGCTTTTTTGCACACCACTAGAAAAACTTCGACAGCCTAGCAAGCGCCCTAAATTGATTGAAAGGACAAAATGACAAGAGAATTGATCAAATCGGATCAACAACAAACAAGCTAAAACATAGCATAAAAAAAGGTGATTATCAACAATTAAGAAAAAAACGCAGAAAGTACTTGAGAAAAACCATATTTTTTTAAAAAATACTGTGGAATCTATTCTTCTTTGACATCATAATAGTGAGTGACAACAACTTGTTAACCTAAAAATGACAATCATGGCAGAATTAAACCAAAAAACGCAAGAAACGGGAAAGAAAAAAATAAGAAGCAGAAAAATGGCTCCTAAAGTAGATTTAACAGCCATGGTAGACCTCGCATTTCTTCTCATTACATTTTTTATGTTGACCACAACATTAAATAAACCATCTGCAATGGATATCGCTATGCCAGACAAAAGTAAATCAGATGTAGAAAGTTCGGTTCTTATTGATGAAAACCGCACGGCGACCCTCATTCTAGGCGAAGGAAAATTCATGTGGTATCATGGGGATTTTAAAAAACCGATCAGCTCTTCAAAAGTGCCGGTAGATATCGAGAAAGGGCTCTCAGGCGTTATTGCACAGTTAAAAGCTAAGATAAGCTCTATGCCCGATACAAAGGACATGATTGTATTGATTAAGCCTAGCAAAGAAGCGCGCACAAAAGATGTTATTCAGACGATCGATCAATTGAAGGGTCAGCATATTGCACGTTATGTGATCAGTAAAACACAAATCGAAGAAGAAAAGCAACTGCTCACTGTACTCCAGTAGCATTGATTTCAGCAATGTCCTATCCATGCATTGAAACAAGCTATTGACCGAGCCTTTCATAGGTAAAATCAATTAATGTCATCAAAAAACATGGGAATGATTTATATCTATAAAATAGACAATAATAAGTTTACCGAAAGGTCGTATAATCGATCTTTCGGTAGATTCCAGCCCAGTACGGTAAATTATCTTTTATCCAGATTGTTCCAATAACGTTCCACATTTTCTTTTACCTCAACCGGTAGAGACGCATAATTGTCTGAAAACGTTGTTTGACTATAACCATCTGCTTCCTCCGAGCGGATGCGATAAAACTTATTCTTATAAAGAACTAGGCCAATACAGCTAAGCTGCTTTTTTAGGTCATCCTTGGGATGTCTTGAATAGATAAATAATGCATCCAATTTACCATCCTTATCGGCATCAAAAAACGCCTTTCGAGATTCCCAAATCGAAGTAACGATCCCTTCTTCGGATATCAATTCATCAGCCACAAGCTGCCATATTCCATTGATCTGCTGAAATTGTTGTACATAAAGTTTGTCCGGGTCAGCACCCCGCTCCTCTTTTGAAAACACTATATAATTATCTTCTTTTGGAGTTTGAATGCGTTCCACTTGTAACACACGCTTCCCCTTAAATGGAAAACCAGAAGATTGAAAATTTTCCTTATTGATCGAAATTGTTGTAACCTGCGCCCCAACAATATAAAATCCCATCGATAATAGGATTAAAAGAAGGTATTTTCCCATATGTTTTTCCTTAGTATTGAGTCAATTTACTGACAATAAAAGAGAATTACAATATTTCAACGAGAGATCTTTACATCCAAGTGATGCGATTCTCCATAAATGTCACTACATTTAATCTATATAAACATCATGAAGAAGCTTTTGATCCAGCTATAGGTCTTTATTCATGAGCTTAGATCATACGCCGATGAAACAAGATATTCAAACACTCGATGACATTAAAGTATTAGTAGATCAATTTTATACGACGATACGTAACGATACTTTGCTCGGACCTATTTTTAAAAAAAGAATCCAAGACAATTGGGCAATTCATCTTGAAAAGATGTATAGTTTCTGGCAGACTATCCTACTGGATGAACATCGTTATTTTGGCAGCCCCTTTCCACCTCATATTAATTTACCCATTGATGCGCAACATTTTGGTCAATGGCTCAAATTATTCGAAGCAACAGTAGATGGCTTATACAGTGGACAAAAGGCCGAAGAAGCCAAATGGCGTGCGCAAAAAATGGCCCAAATGTTTCAGTTCAAGCTAGAATATCTACACGCCAACCCCAACAAGAAACCATTGATCTAAAGTTAGCCTACAAAGGCTACTTGATGGCATTGTTAAATAAAAAGAAAAAGTAATCCATGAAAAAAGCCCTCGGAAACTCCCAGGGCTTTTCTAGTTGATATGAGTCAATTTATGCTTTTTCTTCCTTTAAGGAAGTAGAATCTCTTTTGGGTTGCTTTTCTTCAAAACCTGAGCGTAAAATTTCATCCCATAAGGAAGAGCTTACACCAAATCCTTTTTCTGGATCCGAGTAATGGTGCAACATATGGTGCTGCTTGATCCGTTTGAAAATACCACTTTTAAAATTAGCATGATGCATCGCATAATGACATTCGTCATAGATTAAATACCCCACCATAAAACCTGAAAAAAAGCAGGCTAAGATAAACTCATTTGAAAAAAATAATGTGAATCCAAGATACACCAGTAAAGCTAGCGGAATACTCGCTGACAACGGCATCACCAAACGCATACGGTCTCTTGGGTAATCATGATGTACACCATGGAAAATAAAAGCCACTCTTTTCCCCCACTCCGTCGTGGGGTGATAGTGAAATACCCATCGATGTAGAGCATATTCAAAAGCAGTCCAAAAAGCCAAGCCAAAAACAAAATACCCAATGTATGTTAAGAAGGGAATATCTCCCCAAACTAAAGCCTTATACGAAAAGAAAGCCACCACAGGTACATAGAAAATCAAAGGTACACTCCAATGCACTTTCGTCAATGACTCCAAAAAGTCACTTTTGAACATGCGCGTAGACTCCGTTGAATTTGAAACATAATTACGCTTCGCCATATTACTATTTTTTTATTATTCCCGCACAAAAATAACTATTTTAGTCACAAATGAAGAAGGTTTTTGACTAGAAAAACAAAGCTACTGACCTTTTTAATAAAAAGGTTAAACAAAAATTACTTCAAGCATTTGACTAAACCCTTTTTATTGATCTTTTACATTAGATTTCAGTTCACTTGATAAAAATCAATAAAATCTATATAAGATAAAATTGACAAATTTAAGACAGTATAACTTATTTAAAGTTAACTGTTCCGCCCGCCATTTTCTTTTCTACGCGTTGTTCTGGTTTTCCATAAACATCAATGACACCACCGCCGCGAGTTTTTGTTTCGATGGAATCAGTGGCATGAACATCTGCTTTACCGCCACCATTAATAGTAACCATCGTCGCGGAAGTCTTAAAATCTTTCCCCTCATATTTGCCTCCAAAATTCGAGATAATCTCTTGTTTATTTGCCTTTCCATACAGCGCTATTGTAGCACCTGAAGTGACTTTGATCTCAGCTGTTTTTACGTCAGCATACAAATCTACCAGCCCCCCCTCTGAAGCATACACCTTTAAGTAATCTGCCGAAATTGTATTATCTTTTGTCGCAAATACCTTAGCACCCTTTTTCGCTTCAACATTGCCCAAAGTTTTATAATATACTTTAACAGAGATATTGCCACCTTGAAGCATATTCAACGTATTCATTTTCAACACCAAGGATCCGTTGGTGTTTACTACCTTAACATTCTCGTGATTTTGTCCCTCGAAGGTAACCAAAGACTCATTTGATTTAATCAGCTCAACTTGAATCTTGTCGGTCGCTAATACTGAAGAAAAATCGCCAACATTTTGCTTTATCTGCCCAAAGCTGACTTGGGCCATTAATAAAAGTATTACACTAACTCCTAAAAATTTCATATTTATTTGACTTTTTAGCATTGATTGTCAAAAAACAAGCCAATTGCTATCAAAAACGATATATTTAACCTATTTTGACATAGAAAAAACGCCCTCTCTGAGGGCGTTTTTTCTGTGCTATTCCTTTCTTGGACTACAGCTTACTATTTACATCTACAGCGTTCAAGTCAGCGAATGCTTCTTTCAAACGGGCAACAAATGCTTCCTCACCTTTACGCAACCATACACGCGGATCGTAATATTTTTTATTTGGAGAATCAGTTCCTTCTGGGTTACCGATCTGTCCTTGCAAATAATCATGGTTTTTCGCTTCGTATGCTCTCACACCGTCCCAGAATGCCCATTGCATATCTGTATCGATATTCATCTTGATTGCACCATACGAAATCGCTTCTGCAATTTCTTCAGGAGAAGAACCAGATCCACCATGGAATACAAAATTTACTGGCTTTTCAGCATCAAGATTATATTTTTCACGAATATATTCTTGTGAATTATGCAAAATAACTGGCTGTAACTTTACATTACCTGGTTTGTATACACCGTGAACATTTCCAAATGCAGCTGCCACTGTAAATTTGTCAGATACCTTGGATAATTCTTCAAAAGCATAAGCAACTTCCTCGGGCTGAGTATACAATTTTGAACTATCTACGTCTGAGTTGTCAACACCATCTTCTTCTCCACCTGTAACGCCTAACTCAATTTCTACAGTCATACCTAGTGGTTTCATTCGAGCCAAATATTTTGCTGAAATTTCAATGTTCTCCTCAATAGGTTCCTCCGAAAGGTCCAACATATGTGAAGAGAATAATGGTTTACCATGCTGAGCAAAGAATTTTTCACCAGCGTCCAACAAGCCGTCAATCCAAGGTAAGAGTTTCTTAGCTGCGTGATCTGTATGCAGAATAACTGCTACACCATAATGCTCAGCTAATAAATGAACATGTTGTGCTGCAGATACTGCTCCCAATACGCAAGCTTGTAAATTATCGTTGTTCAAAGTTTTACCAGCGTAGAATTGCGCTCCACCATTTGACAATTGAATTATTACAGGCGAATTTACTGCCTTCGCAGTTTCCATAACCGCATTGATAGAGTTTGTTCCGATAATATTTACCGCAGGCAAAGCAAACTTATGTTTCTTCGCAACCTCGAACAACTCTTGTACTTGATCACCTGTCAATACACCTTTAAAATCTTTTAGGCTCATATTTCTGTTATTGATTTATTTTAAATTTTCATTAAACTTGAAGCTACTAAATTATTAAAAATTATTATTACTTCCTAATTTTTATAGTGTACTAAATACACTATCACTTCAAAAATTAGATAGAATCTTGACAAATCATAAAACCCTGACTGTCCCAACGAATTGGAACTTTCCGGCTGCTCCTTTTTTCATTGGCGTCGAGAACACGATATCCAAAATTATTATTGTTACAGATAAGGCATTCTGGAAATATTCAGAAATATGAATTATTTTAAAAATTATATCGGGATTGATTAAATTTGGATTCACCAAATAGTCACTATTATGCTACAGGTATACGGAATCAAAAATTGTAACACAGTAAAAAAAGCACTTACATGGTTGGAAGACAATAATGTTCCCTTTCAATTTCATGATTTCAAAAAAGAAGGAGTCAGTGTGGATAAATTAAAAGAATGGGAAACACAGGTAGACTGGCAAGCTCTGGTGAATAAAAAGGGAACTACGTGGAAAAAGTTGTCTCCGGAAACTCAAGAGCAAGTCATTGACAGTGATAGCGCCAATAAAATACTTCAAGAAAATACAAGTATGATTAAGCGTCCTGTTATTGAATACAAGAAAGGTATATTACTCGGTTTTAATGAAGAAGAGTACGTAACAAATTTAAAATAGTTTCAAAAGACTCTCCGCAACGGAGGCGCTAAAAAGCCTCCGATTATCCAAAATAAGCCTTTCAATTCTTCTTTTATCCCGTATATTATCAAACGTCGTTCGCGTTTTTTTTTGGCTCAGTGTACTTTTCATTGTATATTGGAGCACATAAATATAATTTAAATAAAAGTATGATGAAAAGAATTGCTCTGGCTTCTTTAAGCCTTGTTGCGTTGAGCTATGCTTATCCAGTTTTTGCACAGGAGAAAACATCCAACTACAGCTATATCGAAGCCTTTGCTCCCCTATTCTTTAAAAACAATGGCAATGACTATCGCTCGGCTTCCGGAAAGCCAGGACCGGCGTACTGGCAAAATGCAGCAGACTACAAAATACAGGCTTCCTTGAACGATCAAAATGATCAAATTACAGGAGCAGTTGAGATTACCTATAGTAACAATAGCCCAGACAATATGGACTATCTCTGGTTGCAATTAGATCAAAATATGTTTTCACAACATGGACGTGGTCAATTGATCTCCCCCTTGACCGACAGCCGTTACGGTGATGGCAACTCAACTTTTGACGGCGGATATCAGATACAATCTGTTACGGATGTTAACGGAAATACGATCGAACATATCATTAACGATACTCGCATGCAACTTCGACTTCCTGCTGCGTTAAAAAGTAAAGGTGGAAAAATAACTTTTAAGATTAAATACCAATACACCGTTCCTAAATACGGTGCGGACCGTACAGGTATACTTGACACAAAAAACGGAAAAATCTATGCCATTGCGCAATGGTTCCCAAGACTTTGTGTCTATGACGACATTAGAGGCTGGAATACTCTTCCTTATACGGGACCAGGAGAGTTCTATCGTGAATTCGGAAACTACCAGGTTGAGATCACCACCCCGGCAAACCACATAGTTGTATTGGGTGGCGAATTGTTAAACCCACAGGAAGTATTTACGGCTGAGCAACTCAAGCGATACCAACAGGCACAGCGCAGCGATGAGACCGTGATCATCCGTTCTGCAGAAGAAGTTAACGCCAAAAACTCCAGACCCGACAAAAAAACCTTAACATGGAAGTACCAACTTAATAATGCGCAAGACATTGCCTGGGCGTCCTCTACGGCATTTATATTAGATGGTGCGAAGATCAATCTGCCTAGTGGGAAAAAATCCCTCGCTTTGTCAGCCTATCCAATTGAAAGTAACAGTAACAATGCCTGGGAACGCTCGACAGAATACACGAAAGCGGCCATTGAAATCTATTCAAAAAGCTGGTTTGAATACCCCTATCCAGTAGCTGTCAATGTCGCTTCCAATGTTGGTGGTATGGAGTATCCAGCTCTTTCATTTTGTGGGCATCAAGCCAAAGCAGGATCCCTATGGGGAGTCACTAACCACGAATTTGGTCATAATTGGTTTCCAATGATTGTTGCATCCAATGAACGTGAGCATGGATGGATGGACGAAGGGTTTAATACATTTATAAATGAACTTGCGACAAAGGAATTTAACAATGGCGAATATTACCGCAGTCAGGCTAGCAGATCTTACCTATTTACTGCCCGTAATCTTGAACCAATCATGAGTACACCTCAAAATATGAAAGAACGTAATATTGGGGCTCTTGTCTATTACAAACCGGCATATGGACTTAAATTATTGCGGAACGAAATTATCGGCTCTGAACGATTCGATTATGCTTTCAAAAAGTACATCCAAGATTGGGCATACAAACACCCGACTCCTGAGGATTTCTTCAAAGCCATTGAAAATGGTACTGGAGAAAATCTAAATTGGTTCTGGCGCGGCTGGTTTGTCAATAATTGGCAAATGGACCAAAGTATAAAGTCTGTTTCCTATGTCAACAATAATCCCAAATTTGGTGCCCTTATTACCATTGAGAACTTGGAAAAATTGCCGATGCCCGTGACTGTGGAAGCAACAACCGTATCCGGAAAAAAGATACGCAAAAAACTGCCAGTGGAAATATGGGAGAGGAATACTGTATGGCAGTTTAAAATACCAACCGCAGAATCATTACAATCCGTACAAATAGATCCAGACATGGTGATGCCGGATAAGAATCCTGACAATAACTCATGGAAAGCAAATTAGCCAATTTCAAATTGTATTCTTTACTTTTGAAGAAAGAACAATCATTTGGCTAAAGAACGATCGTGATAAAACGATCATGATAATAGGCTGATAAACAAAATAGTAAATACACTGTATATATAGATTGAAAATACATAACTATAATTATTCGAATGAAAATATTACAAGCGATTCTAAGCTGCTCACTTCTTATGCTAATGAGTGGACATCTCATTGCACAGGAAAAGACAAAGGGAATTATTATGGAACTGGTCGGCGGTGAGAAAATCGAAGCTGCACAAATTCAAAATCTAAGAACAAAGGCTGAAGTACAGACTAATAGAGATGGCTCATTCGCTA encodes the following:
- the fbaA gene encoding class II fructose-bisphosphate aldolase, with the protein product MSLKDFKGVLTGDQVQELFEVAKKHKFALPAVNIIGTNSINAVMETAKAVNSPVIIQLSNGGAQFYAGKTLNNDNLQACVLGAVSAAQHVHLLAEHYGVAVILHTDHAAKKLLPWIDGLLDAGEKFFAQHGKPLFSSHMLDLSEEPIEENIEISAKYLARMKPLGMTVEIELGVTGGEEDGVDNSDVDSSKLYTQPEEVAYAFEELSKVSDKFTVAAAFGNVHGVYKPGNVKLQPVILHNSQEYIREKYNLDAEKPVNFVFHGGSGSSPEEIAEAISYGAIKMNIDTDMQWAFWDGVRAYEAKNHDYLQGQIGNPEGTDSPNKKYYDPRVWLRKGEEAFVARLKEAFADLNAVDVNSKL
- a CDS encoding ArsC family reductase, with amino-acid sequence MLQVYGIKNCNTVKKALTWLEDNNVPFQFHDFKKEGVSVDKLKEWETQVDWQALVNKKGTTWKKLSPETQEQVIDSDSANKILQENTSMIKRPVIEYKKGILLGFNEEEYVTNLK
- a CDS encoding M1 family metallopeptidase, whose protein sequence is MMKRIALASLSLVALSYAYPVFAQEKTSNYSYIEAFAPLFFKNNGNDYRSASGKPGPAYWQNAADYKIQASLNDQNDQITGAVEITYSNNSPDNMDYLWLQLDQNMFSQHGRGQLISPLTDSRYGDGNSTFDGGYQIQSVTDVNGNTIEHIINDTRMQLRLPAALKSKGGKITFKIKYQYTVPKYGADRTGILDTKNGKIYAIAQWFPRLCVYDDIRGWNTLPYTGPGEFYREFGNYQVEITTPANHIVVLGGELLNPQEVFTAEQLKRYQQAQRSDETVIIRSAEEVNAKNSRPDKKTLTWKYQLNNAQDIAWASSTAFILDGAKINLPSGKKSLALSAYPIESNSNNAWERSTEYTKAAIEIYSKSWFEYPYPVAVNVASNVGGMEYPALSFCGHQAKAGSLWGVTNHEFGHNWFPMIVASNEREHGWMDEGFNTFINELATKEFNNGEYYRSQASRSYLFTARNLEPIMSTPQNMKERNIGALVYYKPAYGLKLLRNEIIGSERFDYAFKKYIQDWAYKHPTPEDFFKAIENGTGENLNWFWRGWFVNNWQMDQSIKSVSYVNNNPKFGALITIENLEKLPMPVTVEATTVSGKKIRKKLPVEIWERNTVWQFKIPTAESLQSVQIDPDMVMPDKNPDNNSWKAN
- a CDS encoding sterol desaturase family protein → MAKRNYVSNSTESTRMFKSDFLESLTKVHWSVPLIFYVPVVAFFSYKALVWGDIPFLTYIGYFVFGLAFWTAFEYALHRWVFHYHPTTEWGKRVAFIFHGVHHDYPRDRMRLVMPLSASIPLALLVYLGFTLFFSNEFILACFFSGFMVGYLIYDECHYAMHHANFKSGIFKRIKQHHMLHHYSDPEKGFGVSSSLWDEILRSGFEEKQPKRDSTSLKEEKA
- a CDS encoding group III truncated hemoglobin; the protein is MSLDHTPMKQDIQTLDDIKVLVDQFYTTIRNDTLLGPIFKKRIQDNWAIHLEKMYSFWQTILLDEHRYFGSPFPPHINLPIDAQHFGQWLKLFEATVDGLYSGQKAEEAKWRAQKMAQMFQFKLEYLHANPNKKPLI
- a CDS encoding head GIN domain-containing protein: MKFLGVSVILLLMAQVSFGQIKQNVGDFSSVLATDKIQVELIKSNESLVTFEGQNHENVKVVNTNGSLVLKMNTLNMLQGGNISVKVYYKTLGNVEAKKGAKVFATKDNTISADYLKVYASEGGLVDLYADVKTAEIKVTSGATIALYGKANKQEIISNFGGKYEGKDFKTSATMVTINGGGKADVHATDSIETKTRGGGVIDVYGKPEQRVEKKMAGGTVNFK
- a CDS encoding biopolymer transporter ExbD, whose amino-acid sequence is MAELNQKTQETGKKKIRSRKMAPKVDLTAMVDLAFLLITFFMLTTTLNKPSAMDIAMPDKSKSDVESSVLIDENRTATLILGEGKFMWYHGDFKKPISSSKVPVDIEKGLSGVIAQLKAKISSMPDTKDMIVLIKPSKEARTKDVIQTIDQLKGQHIARYVISKTQIEEEKQLLTVLQ